The genome window CCGGACATGGAGACCATGACTTACGTCAGGCGGCCTAATAATTGTGACGTAAATCACAATTCAAATTTGTGAAGTTACTACGAGCACTTACGATGACAATGACCGGTGTCCACCAACATTGGGGGATTCCTGTGAGGAGCGCCTTGGCATGTGTCTATCGTTTCCGAACACGGGCATAGTCAAACCCCGCCGCGCGAATGGCTTTCTTGTAGGCTCCGAACCACTTGCGTGCCGCGTTGTAGAGGGCACTGTTCGATCGGCTGACCGCGTTGTCGTGGAGCGGAAGACCCCGCGCTTTGCATGCCCGCAGTGCTTCAACAACCTTTGAACGCGACCAAACGGGAGCCTTGCAAATCTTGTCGTAGTCGATTCCGGCCGCGCGGATGGCGGCCTTGTACGAGCCAAACCGGCCGGAAGCCGCGGCGTACAGACGACCCCCCTCAACTGTTGCGGTGAGCGCTCTCATGTTCAATGGTTGCCGCTCGCGCCATCGCTTGCGCAACTCTTCGGCAACCCGCTCCCTGGGCCAGATGGTCCGCCGTTCGGCGTCCTGGCGCCGGAGGGCTTCGGCCACGACGTGCTGCACTTCATACTCCTCCTTGTACTCTTGCGGGTCGACTTTGTGCTTGAAGTAGAGATGAGGGCTGAGATTGCGGTATCGACGTCGGCACATCAGGCACGTGACGAATTCCTCGGGCGTACGAGGCCGGGGATTGGGCAGGCCGGCATTCGAACTTCGGCGATGTTTCACGGGATCACTTCTCCGTAGTCTCTAGGTCGGGGGAGAAGGCGGCGGGGGCGACGAGTCGGTCGCGGTACTCATTTTCCTCAGTATCCCGCCTGTGTCGGGTTTCGTCAACGAGCCCACGAGCTGCCGGATCGTCCCACGATCGGCGTGGAAAGGCTTTCTTGTGCGTCGAGCGGAGCCGCGAGGAGACGAGGGGGGAGTAGATGCGGGTCTGGGAAATCGAACTGGCAAGGACCGGTGACCCCCGTTCGAGGCCCCGTGGCTTGCCACGGGGTATCTTTTCCTCGGCACAAGCACGGGGTAGGAAGTCCGCCGCGGCGGATGCGGGCCTCCAACGGTGTGAAATGGCGGCTAGCCGGCACCCGGAGCCGGGGGGAGGACCACAAGCGCGACAGGCCGGCCATTGCTGGGGAGCGGGCCATCGGGAGCAGCTCGGCGATGGAACGAACACGGCTCGGCTGACGCCCGTTCCGCTGGTCGGCTTGCCCTGAACCGCCATCGCCACTAGAATAGGTCCATGCTTGTTCGGCGGACGCGGGACGTTCTCCTCGCGTTCGTCGTGGCCCTGTCCTCGTCCGTGCTGATCGGTTGTTCCGCGTGCGACGGCAAGAAGGGCGACAGGTCGGTCGAGCTTGAGATCGGCCTGCCGCTCACACCTGAGCAGGCCGCGGCGTTGGAGGGCATCCGGGCCGGCGTGCGGGGCATCAGCCGGGTGGACGATCTGTCGCGTGTGGATGAGCTTTCGCGTGTGGACGAACTGAGCCGGGTTGATGAGATCAGCCGGGTGGACGAGATCTCCCGTGTGGACGAGGCTCTCCGAGGGGCTGCGGCCAACCTCCTCATCGACGACCAAGCCGTGGCGGAGGGCCGGCGCGGAGAAATCGTCTCCGGCGTGCGCACCGGCGTCCGTCTGGGCCGACGCGCCGCTCCGGGCCGTAAAGTCGTGAATGGGGAAGCACGGGAGGGACGCGCTCCGTTGCGTCCGCCCGACCGTCAGGGCCACGATGGAGCGTGGCTCTTCAGGGGTCACGATCTTGCGATCTCACGCAAGCAAGCGCCGGAAGCTCCCTCCTTCTCGTTTCATATCCTCGTCTCGATTTCGGAGAAGTTCCTCCACGCCGGCGAGAGGAGGCTTCGCCTTCAGGTCTTCCCTCCCGAGGAGCCGGAACTGATTCTGATCGACGTCCAGATGCCGCTCTCGGTGGAGGAGGAGAAGGGCAGGCCCGTCATCCCGGAGCAGGAGATCCCCGCCGAGCTTATTCAACTGCCCGACGGTGACGAGGACGGGGTATCCACGCTGGTCGAGACCATCACGGCCGGACCGGATTTCGCGCGAGACCCCGGCAAGAAACCCTCGGTTGAACTGACACGAGGCATGCTCGTCCTGCTCGGCAAGAATCTGGGGCAAACCCTCCAGGCCGAACAGGGCATCACCGTGGAGGTTTCCATCGATCCCCAGGCCATCACGCTCGATCCGCCGGAGACGGCGGGAGCCTACGTTCCGCCCGAACCGGGGACTCCCGCCGCTCAGCTTCCCCCGGGCGTGACGATTGTCGGCATCCCCACCACTTTCACCTTCTCCTGCTCCGGTACGGCCGGGACGGCCGCGTGCAAGTACGCGTGCTCCATCGACGGCGGCCCGTATTTCGGATGCGCTTCGCCTTTCACGTGGAAGTTCGACACGCCGGGAGAGCATCGGATCCAGGTCAAATCCGCTGACAACCTCGGCAATACGGACACCTCCCCCGTCGAGTTGATCGTCAATGTCCTCACCCCGGAGGTCGCCGCTGATCCCGAAGCCGTGAAACAGTACGACCTCCCGCCCAACACGATCATCTTCCAAGAGCCGCCGGCCGTAAGCAGTGAACTTTCAGCCACGTTCACCTTCACGTCTTCCGAGGTCAACACCACGTTCGAGTGCTCGCTCGATGGCGCTCCGTGGGCGGAGTGCTCAAGTCCGCTCGTCCTGAGCCTGTCGAAGGACGGCTCGCACACTTTCCGTGTCCGTGCCATCGACTCCGCGGGGCAAGCCGACCCCACACCCGCCACATACACCTGGACCATCGACACCACCGCACTCGAAACGACCATCACCAGCGGGCCAACCGCCACCACCGGATTTACCTCGGCAACTTTCGAGTTTTCCTCTACAAGCCCTGGCGCCACCTTCGAGTGCTCCCTCGACGGAACAGGCTTTGCCCCGTGCACTTCCCCCCACTTGATCACTGGACCACTTTCTTCGGGCACCCACACGTTCAGGGTTCGCGCAAAGGCTGTTTCAGGAATCGTCGATCCCACACCCGCCACGTACACCTGGACGGTCAACACCACTCTCCTCGACACGACGCTCGCAGGGGCGGGCTTGCCCGCCCTCCTCACCACCCAGACGACGGCCACGTTCGAGTTCACCGCATCCAATCCCGCGGCCACGTTTGAATGCGAACTGGACGGGGGCGGGTTTTCGGCCTGTTCATCACCCAAAGCCTATTCCGGGCTCACGTCCGGTTCCCATACGTTCAAAGTGCGAGCGAAAGATACCTCCGGCAACCTGGACTCCACGCCCGCTTCCTACACATGGACCGTGGACGTGACACCTCCGACTTTTGCCGGACTTGCGACCGCCACGGCCGTCTCAACGACCCAGATCGACCTCGCTTGGACGGCGGCGACTGACAACGTGAGCGCCTCAAACAAGATCATCTATGAGATTTGCCAATCGACGACCTCCGGCACCTGCGCCACAACCTTCACCGCCACGTACACCACCACTGCCGGCGCCATTTCCTATTCCGCTCAGTCCTTAGTCCTCAGCACTCAGTACTTCTTTATGGCCCGCGCCAAAGACGAACTCGGAAACCGCGACACCAACACCACCGAAAACTCCGCCGCCACCCTCGGTG of Nitrospirota bacterium contains these proteins:
- a CDS encoding MucR family transcriptional regulator, whose product is MKHRRSSNAGLPNPRPRTPEEFVTCLMCRRRYRNLSPHLYFKHKVDPQEYKEEYEVQHVVAEALRRQDAERRTIWPRERVAEELRKRWRERQPLNMRALTATVEGGRLYAAASGRFGSYKAAIRAAGIDYDKICKAPVWSRSKVVEALRACKARGLPLHDNAVSRSNSALYNAARKWFGAYKKAIRAAGFDYARVRKR